A window from Balaenoptera musculus isolate JJ_BM4_2016_0621 chromosome 8, mBalMus1.pri.v3, whole genome shotgun sequence encodes these proteins:
- the P2RX3 gene encoding P2X purinoceptor 3: MNCISDFFTYETTKSVVVKSWTIGIINRAVQLLIISYFVGWVFLHEKAYQVRDTAIESSVMTKVKGFGHYANRVMDVSDYVTPPQGTSVFVIITKMIVTENQMQGFCPESEEKFRCVSDSQCGPERFPGVGILTGRCVNYSSELRTCEIQGWCPTEVDTVEMPIMMEAENFTIFIKNSIRFPLFNFEKGNLLPSLTAADLKTCRFHPNKAPFCPILRVGDVVKFAGQDFAKLASTGGVLGIKIGWVCDLDKAWDQCIPKYSFTRLDSVSEKSSVSPGYNFRFAKYYKTENGSEYRTLLKAFGIRFDVLVYGNAGKFDIIPTIISSVAAFTSVGVGTVLCDIILLNFLKGADQYKAKKFEEVNETTLKVTASANPVYPSDQTTEEKQSTDSGAYSIGH, translated from the exons GTGGGTTTTCTTGCACGAGAAGGCGTACCAGGTGCGGGACACAGCCATTGAGTCCTCGGTGATGACCAAGGTGAAGGGCTTTGGACACTATGCCAACCGAGTCATGGACGTGTCTGATTATGTGACCCCACCCCAG GGCACCTCCGTCTTTGTCATAATCACAAAGATGATTGTAACCGAAAACCAGATGCAAGGATTCTGCCCAGAG AGCGAGGAGAAGTTTCGCTGTGTGTCAGACAGCCAGTGCGGGCCCGAGCGCTTCCCAGGGGTGG GGATCCTCACGGGCCGCTGCGTGAACTACAGCTCTGAGCTCCGGACCTGTGAGATCCAGGGCTGGTGCCCCACCGAGGTGGACACGGTGGAGAT GCCTATCATGATGGAAGCTGAGAACTTCACTATTTTCATCAAGAACAGCATCCGTTTCCCCCTCTTCAACTTTGAGAA gggaAACCTCCTTCCCAGCCTGACTGCCGCCGACCTGAAGACATGCCGCTTCCACCCCAACAAGGCCCCCTTCTGCCCCATCTTGCGGGTGGGAGATGTGGTCAAGTTCGCGGGGCAGGATTTTGCCAAATTGGCCAGCACG GGAGGAGTTCTGGGCATTAAGATCGGCTGGGTGTGCGACCTGGACAAGGCTTGGGACCAGTGCATCCCCAAATATTCCTTCACCCGGCTCGACAGCGTTTCTGAGAAGAGCAGCGTCTCCCCAGGCTACAACTTCAG GTTTGCCAAGTACTACAAGACGGAGAACGGCAGTGAGTACCGCACGCTTCTGAAGGCTTTCGGCATCCGCTTCGATGTGCTGGTGTATGGGAAT GCTGGCAAGTTTGACATCATTCCCACGATCATCAGCTCCGTGGCAGCCTTCACCTCTGTGGGAGTG ggGACTGTCCTCTGCGACATCATCCTGCTCAACTTCCTCAAGGGGGCCGACCAGTACAAAGCCAAGAAGTTTGAGGAG GTGAACGAGACCACGCTGAAGGTCACGGCCTCGGCCAACCCGGTGTACCCCAGCGACCAGACCACAGAGGAAAAGCAGTCCACGGACTCAGGCGCCTACTCCATTGGCCACTAG
- the PRG3 gene encoding proteoglycan 3 codes for MKCLLLLPLLLLGTVSSLYLENDASHLGSREADLSQDLEGSGEQEGELALNYGVLESEEEEAVASSYQDAFEDEEAMESDPAALDKDLQCPKEEDTIQLPGSPGRKTYRILLVRTPKSFRQAQNTCRRCYRGNLVSIHSYNFNYHIQCWVSRINQAQVWIGGFIRRRGNRFSWTDGSSWNFAYWAPGQPGYGRGRCVALGIRGGNWRRARCGRCLPFVCSF; via the exons atgaaaTGCCTCCTGCTCCTGCCCCTTCTCCTGCTGGGGACAGTTTCTTCTCTTTATCTGG AGAACGATGCCTCCCATCTGGGCAGCAGAGAGGCTGACCTGAGCCAGGATCTGGAAGGTTCGGGGGAACAGGAGGGAGAGCTGGCCCTGAATTATGGAGTGCTTGagtcagaggaagaggaggctgtgGCTTCCAGCTATCAAGATGCGTTTGAGGATGAGGAGGCCATGGAGTCAGACCCAGCTGCCCTAGACAAGGATTTGCAGTGCCCTAAGGaagaggacacaattcaacttcCAGGCAGTCCTGGGCGCAAGACCTACAGAATCCTGTTGGTGCGGACCCCGAAGAGCTTTAGGCAAGCTCAG AATACATGCAGGAGGTGCTACCGAGGCAATCTCGTCTCCATCCACAGCTACAATTTCAACTATCACATCCAGTGCTGGGTCAGTAGGATCAACCAAGCACAGGTCTGGATTGGAGGCTTCATCAGGCGCAGG GGCAACAGATTTTCCTGGACGGATGGCAGTAGCTGGAATTTTGCATACTGGGCCCCAGGGCAACCTGGGTATGGGAGAGGCCGCTGTGTGGCTCTGGGCATCAGAG GGGGTAACTGGCGACGAGCTCGATGCGGAAGATGTCTGCCCTTCGTCTGCTCCTTCTAA